ATACTGCCATATGCCGTCTTTCAATAAAATTTAAAACCTTCCTATGTACGTCTGTATATGCTCTGGGCATCTATTTGCTTACATTTCCACTTCCTTTGATGTAATTTGTGCTATTATTGTGATTGTGATTGTGATGAGCTGAACATCAGGATAGTAACTTGACTAGTCCAGAAGCTCATGTCTTTTTGTGATGGTGGTGAACTGAATATCATGTATTTAGAGTAAATTCCAGCCCGCCCGCGTCCATGCAACTAAGCAAAAATATGAGCCGGCATCCTATTTTTTGAGAAAACAGAGTTACAGTAATTTAATTCTGATATGGCTCTTACTAACAAACCCAAGAGAGCTCAAATTTCCTCCCAGAAAACACATTAAATTATTGCTTGTTTTATACAATAGTAAAATGCGATCCATTAGGTTAGTCTAAGCATAGATTTAACGATTATGCTACGGCCTAAGATTCAAGGAATAATTGTGACTCGTGAGTGCCCGTGTATGGGCTCTGACATTATGATGGATGCTTATTTGAAGTTATCTGAAGTGTTAGCGAGACAACACTGGACATGACCAGATAACACAAATGACAACTACTTTTCTAACAATATCACTACAGTTTAATGGGAGTAGAGATACAACTTTCCCTTTGTAAGTTTGTTAATTTGCAATTAATACTCTGGCAACATTAACTGGTTGCTCCAACTGCTTCAATAGAGCTACTACCAGCCCCGTCCACCCAGTCTTGGTCGGGGGTATCCGGACTGTACCGATCGCTGTCAGAGTCAGAGGCTGACCACAATTTGTGGTTGGCGATGAAGGAGAATTGGCACCACCGGTTGGGTCGCAGGACCGCTGCTGCTGCTGGTGGTGGTAGGCGTTAATGGCGTGGCGTCACCATGAGCAGTCGCTGGCGTTTGTCGACCAGAAGCGGGGCGAGGAAGTGGGGATTCGGCTCTGGAGAAGGACGGATCCTTGTGTGATACAGCACGCGAGGCATCGGATCTTGCCTTGGTTTCGTCAATGGGCGATCCGATCTGAGCAAGACGAACACCAACACGAACCAATCGCCGGCGGCAAAGCGGCGGCGGCCTGGTTTTTTTTTTAATCAAAGCGGCGGTGTGGCTTTGTAGAGGGCGCGTCTCCTTTTCCTTTTCCGACTAGAATAAGGTTACTCGGCGCTGGAGAATTTTCTTTCCAACGGGGCCCACTTCCCAGTCATTTTTCCACTGGAAAGTCACCCGCCGTCAACGCCACTCGCCGCCGCGGCCATCTTGCCGGACGGCGGCTTCTCCCTCGCCCTCCATCCTACCTCCCTCGCTACCATCATCTTTCCCTATCCCACCATCACCATCACCTCACTCGTCGGAACCAGTAACCACCCCGTGCGCCCTCTCCTTGGGGCGCCGCCGTCACCCTCACCCTCTGCCCCCTCCACCGCTACAGCTCTCCGCTGGCTGGACACGGCAGACCCGGCTTGTTGGCACCCAAATCAGGCCGCTGTAGCACGGATCTGTTCGGATCTGCTTGCCGGACTCACGGGATGCCACCCGATTAACCCTCCGTACGTTGTCTTCACCGCCTCCTCCGCCGGCCCATTCTCCGGAAGCTCGGGACCCTTCTTCTCCGGTGGCTCGGGACCCTTCTTCTCCGGTGGCTCGGGACCCTTCTTCTCCGGTGGCTCGGTCAGGCTGCCTTTGCCTCCTCGCTCGCTCTCAGCCGCGCTCTGGATCTTGTAAGTTGTAACCCTGCCTGTCTCACCTGCACTGAACTGCAACTGTTCCACGCAGAAACGTTTGATCTGAACCGAAGAGGAAACCGCCATCAAAAACGTCACCAATGTGGTTCGCTCCATGAAGCTGCTCAAGGTCGACGGCTACTGTGCCACCAAAACCATGGGCAACGAGGACTGCATCAAGTCCACTTACAACATTGGTGGGTATGAGTGGGAGATCTGCATCTACCCCGCGATGATGCCGCGCGCACGCGACGGCACCCCGTGGGTGGCGGTGAAGCTCGTGTTCCTCAGCGAGACCTGCCCGTCCATCATGAGGGCGAACCTAAGCTGTCGTCTAGTTGATCCGAGGAGCGTGCTTTGACCATCTGAAGAAAAGAGTGTGTCATGTATATTCGACCGTTCATGGGTATCCCGGTGTCTGCAGATGTGCTCGCGTTTCGTCCGTGAAGATTGTTCGCTTCCAGTTAGTCTCATGTCGACGGGCAGCCTAGCATCATCTGGTTATCTCAGGAATGATTCTTTTACCGTGCTATGCGTCGTCACGGTGCTGAAGGAGGATTTGCCAGCACGAGCAATCCCAGGTAAAGAAGTGACTGTGTCATCACCGATCCTGCAGAACCACCTTGCTGAGCTCCTGCGTACTGGGTTGGAAGCGGATGTCACATTTCTCGTGTCCGGCAAGTCCTTCGCTGCACACAAGGTCATTCTGGCTACAAGGTCCCCTGTACTGATGGCCGAGTTCTTTGGCCACATGAAGGAGACGAGCTCTCGCAGCGCGTGGAGATCAAGGACATTGATGCGGTGGTATTCAAGTCGTTGCTTTACTTCATCTACACCGACTCTGTGCTGGAATTTTGATCTTCAGCATGAGGCAGTCACGATGTTGGCTCAGCATTTACTTGCAGCTGCTGACAAGTATAGACTGGACAGGCTCAAGGAGATCTGCGAAGGCAAGCTATCTGATGGCATCAGTGTCGACACAGCAGCAACTACTCTGCCATTAGCAGAGCAGCACAACTGCCCGCGGCTCAAGGTGAAATGTGTCGACTTCATCGTTAGCACTCCTGCAATTCTTGATGCTGTGTTGGCGACGGATGGATATAAGCATCTGGAAGCAAGCTGTCCTATGGTGTTGCCTGAGCTTCTTAAGTCTGCGCGGGGCAGAAAGAGTTGACTGGTGACCGTAAGGGTGCTAAAGGTCCAAGATTTAAATCTGTTGTAGTCTCTGTTCATGGTCGCCATGCATCTGTAGTCTAATAGAAACATGTGTCTATATTCACCTAAATTGGAAAACTTATGTCCATCTACGTATGTTATGAGCAACTTAATGCTTGCATTTCCTCTCCAGTTTGATCTAATTTAGTGCTAAATGGTCCAAATTTTGGTAGCCCTCTTGTTCTGTGCTGTCATTATTTGCACAATGATGCATATGTGATTATGTGTGCCCAGCTTGGTAAAACTTTGTTGTTTCGGTGATGTCATGATTTCCTCAGTTGCAGACTGCAGCAACACAATCCTGATGTTTATTTTACCTTGTAGTATTGTTGTGTGCCGCGAATTCTTTTGAACACATCGTCACATCAGATTTCGGAACAGCACCAGGAAACTAAGTACCATCTGATTGTCTTAGTTACAAAGTAAGGGGCTTTCTGTGTTGTAGGCCAATAACCAACACCTGAACCAGCCTAGTGTTCTTGAAACTGTCTTGGCGACGGAGGGGTATATGCATCTGGCAGCAAGCTACCTTCCAATGCTGGGTGACCTTCTCTAGTCTGCGCGTGGGACTTGATGTCCAAAATATGATGTTGCATAGTCTCTCTTTGTGTTTGTCATGTTTCCATGTCTAGTTAACTTATGTTTTGTACCCTGTCTTTCGAATGAACTAAAGCATGCAAGCTTAGTGTGTTGTTTCGATGCTTTCTGCAggtttgatctcttcgtgatcaGGTCCCTCTGAACAAGCCTTGACTGCCTAGAGTGCTTAAGCCAAAGATCTCCAGGAATGCAATTTATGCTAGGTATGGACATGCAGTTTTTGCTATGATATTATCTCATGAATGTTATTTGTCATGCATAAGTGACTCATTTGCAGCTAGAACATCATTCTTCATAAATTACTCTTGCCATCATGCATCGACTACAAGAAACTGCAAGTGATTAGGAACAAATTAGTttgacttaggacaaaactaTAACTTTTATTAATTTGGAATGGAGGTAGTAGCAACTAGATATCTGTGAGAATCTTGTATCCACAGCCAACGATGATGTAATGAGTTTAACAAAAAAATTGAACACAATATAAGTAATCTACATGTGccaatattttattttattttggacGAAAAAAAACATATTTTCTTGAAAACAGAGAATCCGAGCACCATTCCACATTATCCTTGTCAATATGTCCATTTTATTTGGAAATTGTCAATTGGCTCCCAACCTCCATGGGAGCCGGTATTTTCAAGTATACAAAAAATTAGAGGTTTCAACATATCTATATTTATCCCACAGATATATATAGATATGTTTGCAAAATTGCTCCTGAAGAAATAAAATGACTCGCTTGTTCCTAGCAAAAACTCAAAAGCCTGACTTGCTTCTGAGCGAATTATTTAGTTATTCTTATGAGGACAGGGATCGGCAAACTGAAGGCAAATCCTTATTAGCCTTGATTTGCCTCTACACATCCATAACTGCTGTTCGTTTTAAAATCCAGTAGCGATGCTACTTTGCTTCTGAGTCATGTTAATTTTTCTCCTTTCTCCAAGGTTTCGATGAGTTGGTGAACATTTGAAGTTTAACTCTTCTACACTATGAGCTAGCTTGAGAAACATATTCTTCCTTACTTTGCGTGGCAACAAAAAAGACAGACAAATTTGGTTCTTATGATTGAGTCACGGGTAGGCCAAATCAAAGTCAGATTAAACATAATTATGTATAGATGGCAGCAACGGAAACTCATGTTATTGCTTGCTGCTACAATCACAGACGTTGAACATCATTTATATACGATCCCATGATCGAGAAGCTAGCTCTTCAATTTCTTTTCTCTTCTCTAAAAGCGGAGCAGCCAGCTCTTGGAAGTCAATTGGCCTTGTGGCCCCATTTCCTGTTGCAGTTTTGTATGCAGATCGTGGCGTCAGCTGCATCTGCAAAATTGCAATACAAGAACAGAAATAATCAGAACAGTAGAAGAAACAATCCTTCTCAAAAGAATAGGAAACACAGATTTAATTCGTCAATTCAAAAGATGAAAAAGGAATGTGATGCCGTCTTACCGTCTGGCTCCGCCGACCAGCCACAGACGCTCAGGTCCAGCTTGCAGGCCATCCTGCATGTCGCGCCGCCGTCGGCGCCGACAGTGGCCTGGCTGGTGCCGGGGCTGGAGCTGCAGTAGTTGACGCAGgatgggaggcagaggcagcGCGGTGCGTCCTGCCTGCACTCGGAGTAGCAGTCTCTGTAGCAGTGGCAGAACTCGGACATGGCAGCCACCTGCTGCTGCTCCACGAGGACCAGGAGCACGCACAGCGCGGCCATGGCGGCCACCCTCAACTTCTTGGCCTTCATCTCCTTCCTCGAGCAAGCTGTGGCCTCTTCTCCTTCTCGGGGATCAAGGGAGGCAGAGGAGAGAACTGTTGTGGCGAGAGCGTGAGGCTGTGTGGGTTCTTATGTGGGCACCGGAGCTCCGAGGACAAAACTGACATTTGAGATTTGACCCTTGTAGTGTATTTCCCGGTAAATGAAATGGGCACGATTTTCCTTAGCATCGCCGCCGGGTTATCTGATGGAGAAAGAAAACAGAATGCAGTTCAGATACACTGCTGTTTATATACCACTGAAGGTTCAAATTCTAATACTAGTATGTGTTTAGCTGTAAAACACTACAGCTAAGCTGGGAGAAATCAGATTTCCTTGACTTGACAGCAGGTAACTAGTTTATGCCTGAGCAGCAGAGAGCTGTAGAAAGGAAATTTGTGAAGGCAAGCTCTCTGATGGCGTCGGCGTCAACACGGCAGCGACAACTCTAGCTTCAGCAGAGCAGCGCAACTCCCAGAATTCTTGATGCTGTGTTGGTGGCGGTCGGATATAAGCATCTGGAGGCAAGCTGTCCTATGGTGGTGCCCGAGCTTCTCAAGTCTGCACGGGGCAGAAAGAGTTGAAGTGTAAAACCGAAAACTTATGCCCACTATACATATgttagactagccacaatgggtagtaacatagagtagtaacatgcccatgttactactctatgttactacctctatagtgggagtaacaaatgtgtggtaacatgcaacactttatttattaggctatagactcatcttgccttgatatgtgtgatgttactcagactagccacaatgggtagtaacatagactagtaacatgtgcatgttactagtctatgttactacctctatagtggggagtaacatatgtgtgtaacatgcaacacttcatttattaggctatagactcattttgccttgatatgtgtgatgttactcatactactagtaactagctatgttaccactttcctccatttcttcatttattgcttgccacatcatctattttatctagatatgtgtgatgttactacctatgttactcccactgtgggtagtcttatGAGCAACTTACTGCTCGAGTTTGCACTCCAGTTCGATTTAATTCAGGGATAAATTATCCTAGATTCGGTATTCGTGTCCTTTGCTTGTCAAATATTGGCACAAGGTGATTAATACGTGTGCCCAACTTGGTTGAGACTTGTGCTATTTCAGTGATGTTAAGACTTGAGAGTAGGATGATTCAGAGTGTGCAGACATGACATGCTCAGCTGCAGCCACACCCAACACCTGAATCTGCGAAGCCGCCATACTACTGTGTCTGATTTGTGCAGTTGTATACGTCCCACGGCATCCTGCGAGAATCTAGGCATAGCCGATGGTGGAAAGTTTCTTGTGTCATGTTTAGGTCATTCTTCCGTATCAGATTTATCTATGCAAAGCCTTGACAATGCTTGCTCTGTTTTTCAGGCAAAAAAGAAAATCGTTGATCGCTTGAGGCTTCTTAAAAAAAAGCTGGATGTAACACATGCAATGGAAGCACAGGTACTAGTACTCCCGTTTTGAACGCTTGACAACATGTTCACCCGACCCGAAGCGACCCAACAATTAATCCGGGCCATTACGACATCCATCCGTCGAGAAGGCCAACAGGTATAGTTTCTTCGTATTCTGCATTGACTGATCCTCGTCACCTGTTCGTTTCCATGGGTAATTAATCGACCAGGCCATGCACAACCGGGTGCTATAAATCTGCACCACCCCACGGTCTTCTCACACGGCAAAAAGATCTTCCGTCTCCAGCCTTTCTTAGTGAAAAAAATACAGTGTCCACCCTCTCGCAATGGCATTGGGAGCCAGCATGACCGATGCTGCGCGACGGTTTCCGCACGATGGTCACCATAGGCAGCGACGACTGCATCCGATCCGGCATGTGCGCCGTCGGCCGATATGAGTGGGAGATATGTGTATACCCTGCATGGACGGCGGGCAGCCCCGATGGCGATAAGTGGGTGGCGCTGCGCCTTGTCTTGCTAAGCAAACCCAACACCCCTGCTGTGAGGGCCAATCTACGCTGCCAGGCGGTGAATCCAAATCTGTGGTACGAAACCCCAGTGAAGAAACAGCCGGGAGTATTCGGGCGTCCCAAGAATTCTACACCGTTTGTTTACCTCGTCTCGGTGAGTGATGTTCAGAACAAGGGCTATCTCGCTGCCGATGCTTTGACCGTGGAATGCACCATCACGGTGCTCAAGGAGTCGCCGGCGCCGACTTCTCCGGCGAAAGAGATGCCCGTGCCATCGTCCAACTTGCCCAAGAACCTCGGTGATCTCCCGCAGACCGAGATGGGGGCAGATGTCACTTTTCTCGTATCTGATGAGTCTTTTGCTGCGCATAAGAACATACTTGCCGCGAGATCCCCTGTTTTCAAGGCACAGTTCTTTGGAGAGATGAAGGAGAAGGTGTCTCAAGATGTTGAGGTTGATGGTATAGAGGCGGCAGGCTTCAAGGCCATGCTTCACTTCATCTACACCGACACTGTGCCCGAGCTTGAGCAAGGGCTCGAGGCGGTGATGGCTCAGCATCTTCTTGTGGCAGCTGACAGGTATGGACTGGACAAGCTCAAGATGTTCTGTGAAAAC
This sequence is a window from Aegilops tauschii subsp. strangulata cultivar AL8/78 chromosome 7, Aet v6.0, whole genome shotgun sequence. Protein-coding genes within it:
- the LOC109747904 gene encoding uncharacterized protein; this encodes MKAKKLRVAAMAALCVLLVLVEQQQVAAMSEFCHCYRDCYSECRQDAPRCLCLPSCVNYCSSSPGTSQATVGADGGATCRMACKLDLSVCGWSAEPDDAADATICIQNCNRKWGHKAN
- the LOC109747893 gene encoding BTB/POZ and MATH domain-containing protein 1-like → MLRDGFRTMVTIGSDDCIRSGMCAVGRYEWEICVYPAWTAGSPDGDKWVALRLVLLSKPNTPAVRANLRCQAVNPNLWYETPVKKQPGVFGRPKNSTPFVYLVSVSDVQNKGYLAADALTVECTITVLKESPAPTSPAKEMPVPSSNLPKNLGDLPQTEMGADVTFLVSDESFAAHKNILAARSPVFKAQFFGEMKEKVSQDVEVDGIEAAGFKAMLHFIYTDTVPELEQGLEAVMAQHLLVAADRYGLDKLKMFCENKLSSGITVDTAATTLALAEQHNCLRLKASCVEFIVSTPEVIDAVLETEGYKDLAASCFFVWVGCKLFFCAGRSSQVYAWEK